The following proteins are co-located in the Salvelinus namaycush isolate Seneca chromosome 31, SaNama_1.0, whole genome shotgun sequence genome:
- the c31h9orf78 gene encoding telomere length and silencing protein 1 homolog isoform X1, translated as MPSGKNFRRRRESSSDEEEDEITAEVRSKLDEAKELQSLRKRQTGVSVAALLEGEKLRLDEGGDNDPFKLKTGGVVDMKKVKDRARDMTDDDTGDLNLGTSFSAETNRRDEDADMMKYIETELKKKKGLVEAEEQKVKVKNAEDLLYELPENIRVNSAKKTEEMLSNQMLSGIPEVDLGIDAKIKNIIFTEEAKAKLLQDQRNKKKDNGTSFVPTNIAVNYVQHNRFYREDVNAPQRHHNRHKPKEPEARPLRVGDTEKPGPEAVEPANHRKRPNNEKATDDYHYEKFKKMNRRY; from the exons ATGCCGTCGGGGAAAAACTTTAGAAGGAGAAGAGAAagctcttcggatgaagaggaagacgAGATAACAGCTGAAGTTAG ATCGAAACTGGACGAAGCTAAAGAACTTCAGAGTTTACGGAAAAGACAGACTGGAGTTAG CGTGGCTGCATTGTTGGAGGGGGAGAAACTTCGCTTGGACGAAGGGGGTGAT AATGACCCTTTTAAATTGAAGACCGGGGGTGTTGTTGACATGAAAAAAGTTAAAGACCGGGCCAGAGACAT GACCGATGACGACACAGGGGACCTTAATCTGGGCACCTCTTTCTCTGCCGAGACCAACAGACGAGATGAGGATGCCGACAT GATGAAATACATTGAGACAGAGCTGAAGAAGAAGAAGGGCTTGGTGGAAGCGGAGGAGCAGAAGGTAAAAGTGAAGAATGCTGAGGACCTCCTGTACGAGCTGCCGGAGAACATCCGAGTCAACTCGGCCAAGAAGACTGAAGAGATGTTGTCCAATCAGATGCTGAGTGGGATCCCCGAGGTTGACCTTGGCATTGA tGCTAAGATAAAGAACATCATCTTCACGGAGGAGGCCAAGGCCAAGCTGCTACAGGATCAAAGGAACAAGAAGAAGGACAACGGCACCTCCTTTGTCCCCACCAACATCGCTGTCAACTACGTCCAGCACAACCGCT TCTACCGTGAAGACGTGAACGCCCCACAGAGACACCACAACAGACACAAACCAAAGGAGCCAGAGGCCAGGCCTCTCCGTGTGGGTGACACAGAGAAACCAGGACCAGAGG CTGTGGAACCAGCCAACCATCGCAAGAGGCCTAACAACGAGAAGGCCACGGACGACTACCACTACGAGAAGTTCAAGAAGATGAACCGTAGATACTGA
- the c31h9orf78 gene encoding telomere length and silencing protein 1 homolog isoform X2 encodes MLFRFFMTQFTGIHLSIISVGKRSKLDEAKELQSLRKRQTGVSVAALLEGEKLRLDEGGDNDPFKLKTGGVVDMKKVKDRARDMTDDDTGDLNLGTSFSAETNRRDEDADMMKYIETELKKKKGLVEAEEQKVKVKNAEDLLYELPENIRVNSAKKTEEMLSNQMLSGIPEVDLGIDAKIKNIIFTEEAKAKLLQDQRNKKKDNGTSFVPTNIAVNYVQHNRFYREDVNAPQRHHNRHKPKEPEARPLRVGDTEKPGPEAVEPANHRKRPNNEKATDDYHYEKFKKMNRRY; translated from the exons ATGTTGTTTCGATTCTTTATGACACAATTTACTGGAATACATTtgtcaataatatctgttggaaaaag ATCGAAACTGGACGAAGCTAAAGAACTTCAGAGTTTACGGAAAAGACAGACTGGAGTTAG CGTGGCTGCATTGTTGGAGGGGGAGAAACTTCGCTTGGACGAAGGGGGTGAT AATGACCCTTTTAAATTGAAGACCGGGGGTGTTGTTGACATGAAAAAAGTTAAAGACCGGGCCAGAGACAT GACCGATGACGACACAGGGGACCTTAATCTGGGCACCTCTTTCTCTGCCGAGACCAACAGACGAGATGAGGATGCCGACAT GATGAAATACATTGAGACAGAGCTGAAGAAGAAGAAGGGCTTGGTGGAAGCGGAGGAGCAGAAGGTAAAAGTGAAGAATGCTGAGGACCTCCTGTACGAGCTGCCGGAGAACATCCGAGTCAACTCGGCCAAGAAGACTGAAGAGATGTTGTCCAATCAGATGCTGAGTGGGATCCCCGAGGTTGACCTTGGCATTGA tGCTAAGATAAAGAACATCATCTTCACGGAGGAGGCCAAGGCCAAGCTGCTACAGGATCAAAGGAACAAGAAGAAGGACAACGGCACCTCCTTTGTCCCCACCAACATCGCTGTCAACTACGTCCAGCACAACCGCT TCTACCGTGAAGACGTGAACGCCCCACAGAGACACCACAACAGACACAAACCAAAGGAGCCAGAGGCCAGGCCTCTCCGTGTGGGTGACACAGAGAAACCAGGACCAGAGG CTGTGGAACCAGCCAACCATCGCAAGAGGCCTAACAACGAGAAGGCCACGGACGACTACCACTACGAGAAGTTCAAGAAGATGAACCGTAGATACTGA
- the usp20 gene encoding ubiquitin carboxyl-terminal hydrolase 20: MSDLGDICPHLESIGEVTKEDLLQKSKGTCQLCVAGGPNLWACLQSECPYVGCGESFSDHSTLHAQTKKHNLTVNLTTFRIWCYVCEREVFLEQRPAVVSAMSATHTPHHCKAMDNQDAVHQPVSHHRPLKAVPIAVAEEEGSESEEDDLKPRGLTGMKNIGNSCYMNAALQALSNCPPLTQFFLDCSGLVRTDKKPALCKSYQKLISELWHKKRPSYVVPTSLSQGIKLVNPMFRGYAQQDTQEFLRCLMDQLHEELKEPLAEYGRGGEGDERRDGSDRSPAEDEFLSCDSGASSDRGEGGGLGEAGLLIQDECGVSPRVGGGGTGTGGRSGTEGPISEKERLKEKRVLGSPLHGGSQEMDEDADVDTAVAEKGSLERGAEEEEGTPPRPQSPSQSQTQGQMQSSNTPEPDNEASMQQRPQSRPCSPVRTVQELQPKLSSSPPRSSTLRSAGPTYSFKKAQLILGAKKKKQSLYRSVISDIFDGSILSLVQCLTCDRVSTTVETFQDLSLPIPGKEDLAKLHSSIHQNLPAKTGVSLDVYGSQGWITYIMDSIRRFVVSCIPSWFWGPMVTLEDCLAAFFAADELKGDNMYSCEKCRKLRNGVKYCKVLQLPEILCIHLKRFRHEVMYSFKINSHVAFPLEGLELRPFLAKDSLSQITTYDLLSVICHHGTAGSGHYIAYCQNVINGQWYEFDDQYVTEVHETVVQNAEAYVLFYRKSSEESVRERQKVVALANMKEPSLLQFYISREWLNKFNTFTEPGPISNHTFLCQHGGIPPNKYHYIDDLVVILPQNVWEYLYNSFGGGPAVNHLYVCAICQVEIEALVKRRKVEIDTFIRLNKEFQAEEAPTVILCISMQWFREWENFVKGKDNEPPGPIDNSKIGVMKGGHIQLKQRADYGQISEETWQYLLSIYGGGPETAVRQTVSAPALDTDSLHRERKIEAETRAL; the protein is encoded by the exons ATGAGTGACCTGGGGGACATTTGTCCCCACCTGGAATCCATAGGGGAGGTCACCAAGGAGGACCTTCTTCAGAAATCCAAG GGAACCTGCCAGTTATGTGTAGCAGGAGGTCCCAACCTCTGGGCCTGTCTTCAG AGCGAGTGTCCATATGTTGGCTGTGGAGAATCCTTTTCAGATCACAGCACCCTACACGCTCAG ACTAAGAAACACAACCTGACAGTAAACCTGACAACATTCAGGATCTGGTGctatgtgtgtgagagggaggtgTTTCTAGAGCAGAGGCCTGCAGTGGTATCTGCTATGTCTgccacacacactccccaccaCTGTAAAGCTATGGACAACCAG GATGCAGTTCATCAACCAGTGAGTCACCACCGCCCGTTGAAGGCGGTGCCCATCGCGGTGGCAGAAGAAGAGGGGTCAGAGTCGGAGGAGGATGACCTCAAACCCAGAG GTCTGACAGGGATGAAGAATATCGGTAACTCCTGCTACATGAACGCAGCTCTTCAAGCCCTGTCCAACTG TCCTCCTCTCACTCAGTTCTTCCTGGACTGCAGTGGACTGGTGCGGACAGACAAGAAACCTGCGCTGTGCAAGAGCTACCAGAAACTAATCTCTGAGCTCTGGCACAAGAAACG gcCCAGTTATGTGGTCCCCACCAGTTTGTCCCAGGGAATCAAGCTGGTCAACCCCATGTTCCGTGGCTACGCCCAGCAG GATACCCAGGAGTTTCTGCGCTGTCTGATGGACCAGCTCCACGAGGAGCTCAAAGAGCCATTGGCAGAGTACGGCAGGGGGGGTGAGGGGGACGAGCGGAGGGACGGGAGCGACCGCTCCCCCGCCGAGGACGAGTTCCTCTCCTGCGACTCAGGCGCCAGCAGCGACCGGGGAGAAGGAGGGGGGCTGGGGGAGGCGGGGCTGCTCATCCAGGATGAGTGCGGGGTGTCGCCGAGGGTGGGAGGAGGGGGGACAGGCACTGGGGGGCGATCAGGGACAGAAGGGCCCATCTCGGAGAAAGAGAGGCTGAAGGAGAAGAGGGTGTTGGGCTCACCTCTCCACGGAGGCTCCCAGGAGATGGACGAGGACGCAGATGTGGATACGGCGGTGGCCGAGAAGGGGTCTCTAGAGAGGggggcggaggaggaggaggggacccCCCCTAGACCACAGAGCCCTAGTCAGAGTCAAACACAGGGGCAGATGCAGAGCAGCAACACTCCAG AGCCAGACAACGAGGCATCGATGCAGCAGCGCCCCCAGTCTCGCCCCTGCAGCCCTGTCCGTACGGTCCAGGAGCTGCAACCGAAACTCTCCTCCAGCCCCCCTCGCTCTAGCACCCTCCGCTCTGCAGGGCCCACATACTCCTTCAAGAAAG CCCAGCTGATCCTGGGTGCCAAGAAGAAGAAACAGTCTCTCTACCGCAGCGTCATCTCAGACATATTTGACGGCTCCATCCTCAGCCTGGTCCAGTGTCTGACCTGTGACAGG GTTTCGACCACTGTGGAGACCTTCCAGGACCTGTCTCTGCCCATCCCAGGTAAGGAGGACCTTGCCAAGCTACACTCCTCCATCCATCAGAACCTCCCAGCCAAGACCGGGGTCTCTCTGGACGTCTACGGCTCCCAGGGCTGGATCACCTACATCATGGACTCCATACGCAG GTTTGTGGTGTCCTGTATCCCCAGCTGGTTTTGGGGCCCCATGGTAACGCTGGAGGACTGTCTCGCAGCCTTCTTTGCTGCTGATGAGCTCAAAG GGGACAACATGTACAGCTGTGAAAAGTGTAGAAA ATTGAGAAATGGTGTTAAATATTGCAAAGTACTTCAGCTACCTGAG ATTCTGTGCATTCACCTGAAGCGTTTTCGTCATGAGGTGATGTACTCCTTCAAGATCAACAGTCACGTGGCCTTCCCATTGGAGGGACTCGAGCTCCGACCTTTCCTGGCCAAGGACAGCCTCTCCCAGATCACCACTTACGACCTGCTGTCCGTCATCTGTCACCATGGCACCGCAGGCA gtggtcACTACATAGCGTACTGTCAGAACGTGATCAACGGTCAGTGGTATGAGTTTGATGACCAGTATGTAACAGAGGTCCATGAGACAGTGGTGCAGAATGCTGAGGCCTATGTGCTCTTCTACAG GAAGAGCAGTGAGGAGTCAGTGAGGGAGAGGCAGAAGGTTGTTGCTCTAGCCAACATGAAGGAGCCCAGCCTGCTGCAGTTCTACATCTCCAGAGAGTGGCTCAACAAGTTCAACACCTTCACTGAGCCAGGGCCCATCAGCAACCACACCTTTCTCTGCCAGCACGGAG GGATCCCACCCAACAAGTACCACTATATAGACGACCTGGTGGTGATCCTGCCGCAGAATGTATGGGAGTACCTGTACAACAG tTTTGGAGGAGGCCCAGCAGTGAACCACCTGTACGTGTGTGCTATCTGCCAGGTGGAGATAGAGGCTCTGGTCAAACGCAGAAAGGTGGAAATAGACACCTTTATCAGG TTGAATAAAGAGTTCCAGGCGGAGGAGGCTCCTACAGTCATCCTGTGTATCAGCATGCAGTGGTTCAGGGAGTGGGAGAACTTTGTCAAGGGCAAAGACAACG AACCCCCTGGTCCTATTGACAACAGTAAGATTGGTGTGATGAAAGGGGGACACATACAACTAAAGCAAA GGGCTGACTATGGTCAGATCTCAGAGGAGACGTGGCAGTATCTTCTCAGTATCTACGGTGGAGGGCCTGAGACtgcagtgagacagacagtgtcGGCCCCAGCCCTCGACACAGACAGCCTgcacagagagaggaagatagaggcAGAGACCAGGGCActctga